The proteins below come from a single Panicum hallii strain FIL2 chromosome 7, PHallii_v3.1, whole genome shotgun sequence genomic window:
- the LOC112900942 gene encoding putative peptidyl-tRNA hydrolase PTRHD1, which yields MRTLLPLRLPSPIAATLPSAASLLPALTRLSLRGTPPRANMSSAAAAPDSAAANPAATGEEGGREAVDVLVQYVVLRRDLADAWPLGSVVAQGCHAAVATVWAHRDHPDTAAYCAPGNLDSMHKVTLEVKGETQLRNLAEKLEAAGVRHKLWIEQPENIPTCIATAPCPKSQVSSFFKKLKLCK from the exons ATGCGGACCCTCCTTCCCCTTCGCTTGCCATCCCCGATAGCCGCCACactcccgagcgccgcctccctcctcccgGCGCTGACCAGGCTCTCCCTCCGCGGAACCCCGCCGAGAGCCAACATGAGCTCCGCAGCCGCCGCGCCGGATTCTGCGGCTGcaaaccccgccgccaccggcgaAGAAGGCGGGAGGGAGGCGGTGGACGTGCTGGTCCAGTACGTCGTGCTGCGGCGCGACCTGGCGGACGCCTGGCCACTGGGGAGCGTGGTGGCGCAGGGCTgccacgccgccgtcgccaccgTGTGGGCGCACCGCGACCACCCGGACACCGCCGCTTACTGCGCGCCCGGCAACCTCGACAGCATGCACAAG GTAACATTGGAGGTGAAAGGAGAGACACAGCTGAGGAACTTGGCTGAGAAGTTGGAAGCAGCTGGTGTTCGGCATAAGCTGTGGATAGAGCAGCCTGAGAACATCCCAACATGCATAGCCACAGCCCCCTGCCCAAAGTCGCAGGTTTCTTCATTCTTCAAGAAGCTCAAGCTATGCAAATGA